From Streptomyces durmitorensis, a single genomic window includes:
- a CDS encoding DUF1918 domain-containing protein, with translation MPANVGDEVVMQDRASLTSRSGKITEVLGADGAPPYLVRFTDGSEQLVSPGPDIEIASTFTESE, from the coding sequence ATGCCAGCGAATGTCGGGGATGAAGTTGTCATGCAGGATCGGGCAAGCCTGACTAGCCGATCCGGGAAGATCACAGAAGTGCTGGGAGCAGACGGCGCCCCGCCGTACCTGGTGCGCTTCACTGACGGAAGCGAGCAACTCGTAAGTCCCGGCCCGGACATCGAAATCGCGTCCACCTTTACCGAGAGCGAATAG
- a CDS encoding carbohydrate-binding protein, whose translation MASIWTPNTQYGHGDIAQYDGHEYKVTQPHLSQTDWTPPAAPHLWEKLKSDQSGN comes from the coding sequence ATGGCATCGATTTGGACACCCAACACGCAATACGGCCACGGTGACATCGCCCAATACGACGGACATGAATATAAAGTCACCCAGCCGCACCTTTCTCAGACTGACTGGACTCCTCCTGCTGCTCCCCACCTCTGGGAGAAGCTCAAGAGTGATCAATCGGGGAATTGA